In the Malania oleifera isolate guangnan ecotype guangnan chromosome 1, ASM2987363v1, whole genome shotgun sequence genome, one interval contains:
- the LOC131149135 gene encoding protein GRIM REAPER-like: MAATLIQLTTILFTLTLPLTFLASPSPMASFIAEEVEDYEEYIIDTPFHSTGSLRGRLLASVAKKGTHCEVSSNICNGVSANNGASRLFCCKSHCRNVLRDRNNCGMCGHKCRFGQLCCGGKCINVGFNDLHCGKCNKACGSGVKCENGSCGYAS, translated from the coding sequence ATGGCTGCCACTCTCATCCAACTTACAACCATCCTTTTTACCCTCACCCTCCCTCTAACATTCCTAGCCTCCCCCTCTCCAATGGCCTCTTTCATCGCCGAGGAAGTAGAAGACTATGAAGAGTACATAATCGATACCCCGTTCCACAGCACTGGATCCTTGAGGGGTCGGCTTTTGGCGAGTGTTGCGAAGAAAGGTACACATTGTGAGGTTAGTAGCAACATATGCAATGGGGTTTCTGCGAACAATGGTGCTAGCCGTCTCTTTTGCTGTAAGAGTCATTGCCGAAATGTCCTACGAGATAGAAACAACTGTGGGATGTGCGGGCACAAGTGTCGTTTTGGTCAACTTTGTTGTGGTGGCAAATGCATCAATGTTGGTTTCAACGATCTTCATTGTGGCAAGTGCAACAAAGCTTGTGGCTCAGGAGTTAAATGTGAGAACGGTTCTTGCGGATATGCATCTTGA
- the LOC131149138 gene encoding protein GRIM REAPER-like, translated as MAATLIQLTTILFTLTLPLTFLASPSPMASFIAEDVEDYEDYVIDTLFHNTGSLRGRLLASVVKKGTHCELSSNICNGVSANNGASRLFCCKSHCRNVLRDRNNCGMCGHKCRFGQLCCGGKCINVGFNDLHCGKCNKACGSGVKCENGSKIPTGEGVTGATVAAIANPGK; from the exons ATGGCTGCCACTCTCATCCAACTTACAACCATCCTTTTTACCCTCACCCTCCCTCTAACATTCCTAGCCTCCCCCTCTCCAATGGCCTCTTTCATCGCCGAGGACGTAGAAGACTATGAAGACTACGTAATTGATACCCTATTCCACAACACTGGATCCTTGAGGGGTCGGCTTTTGGCGAGTGTTGTAAAGAAAGGTACACATTGTGAGCTTAGTAGCAACATATGCAATGGGGTTTCTGCGAACAATGGTGCTAGCCGTCTCTTTTGCTGTAAGAGTCATTGCCGGAATGTCCTACGAGATAGAAACAACTGTGGGATGTGCGGGCACAAGTGTCGTTTTGGTCAACTTTGTTGTGGTGGCAAATGCATCAATGTTGGTTTCAACGATCTTCATTGTGGCAAGTGCAACAAAGCTTGTGGCTCGGGAGTTAAATGTGAGAACG GTTCAAAAATCCCCACTGGTGAGGGAGTCACCGGTGCAACGGTTGCCGCCATAGCCAACCCAGGAAAGTAG